The Elaeis guineensis isolate ETL-2024a chromosome 11, EG11, whole genome shotgun sequence genomic interval TACTGGTTTAGTTTCCCGAAAACCAACTTGTAATGGTTTAGTTTCCTGTATTTTCCATGTTAAAAGATTCTTTTCCTTGTATGAAGTTTGAGACGTGTGCTAAAATGAACCCTATGTTAATACTGCTGCATGCGCATGCTTAGGAGCCTGCATGAGCTTTCTGCTACAGTTCATGATTAACTGTTGTTGTATCTTTCATAATAAGGTGTCCATCTGGACTCTTTAAATTGTTCTCTTGATCTTACGCAAACTTTGTAGTGCAGGTCAGGGTCTGTAGTGAGAAGACAACTGGTAATGTATATGCAATGAAGAAGCTTAAGAAATCAGAGATGCTACGACGAGGCCAGGTATGGCATATTTTGAACATGATTTCTCAATATTCATCTTTAGAAACTCATTTAAAAAATTCTTCCAGGTTGAACATGTTAAAGCTGAAAGGAATCTTCTTGCGGAGGTTGATAGCAATTGCATAGTGAAACTTTATTGTTCCTTCCAAGATAATGAGTATCTATATCTTATTATGGAGTACCTACCTGGTGGGGACATGATGACATTGCTTATGCGGAAGGATATACTGACTGAGGATGAGGCTAGATTTTATATTGGTGAGGCAGTTCTTGCTATTGAATCTATCCACAAACATAACTACATTCACAGGTTTGTCTAAATTGTAGTGCACACACTTTGGAGCCTTTGCCTTTTAAAGATTTTTACTAGCAGTAACCTTTTCTTTTGTGTCTTTCAGGGATATCAAGCCTGATAATATGTTGCTGGACAAATATGGTCACCTGAAAGTGTCAGATTTTGGATTATGTAAACCTTTAGATTGCAGTAACTTTCCAGATTTACAGGAAAAGGAAATTACCTTAGGAAAGAGCGATAGTGATTCTTTACAAAGTCCTTCTTTACCAAAGCGCACACAACAGGAACAATTAGAACATTGGCAGAGGAATAGAAGGACATTGGTAAACTTCTTACAACCATGCAATTAGATTAATTGCTTGGCGATTAACTTCTCCAATCAAACAATCTGCAGTATAGGTGCCATGCTAAAGACTAGGTTGAGATTCCATGGCTTTTGTCATGCAAATCAcaaataaaatttatctaattgttTCCATGACTTGCAATTCTACTCTTTTTTCCCACATGGTGCATGCCATTTTAATGTATCTGCTTATCTAGAGATAGTTATTCAAAGTTTTAAGGTAAGGCTTGTTGATTACAGTTATCCAGGCATGCTTCTTTAATAGCTGGTTAAAGTTTGTTCGTTTTGATTGCAGACATGCTATCAACAGTATTATGAGCTCATGTATATGGTAGATGCTTACATACTTAAGTAAGAATGCCCATGCATATGCACATCGAATCGTAAATGCAGAATACGTGACAGAAAACAtgtatttcattaattttttatcaactAATTGAAAGCATCATAGCATCAATCTATGCTTCATTTTACTCTAAGACTTGTACAAAGAAAATAATTGGCCCATATATTCTCATTTTTCAAAGTATTtggattattgatgatttaattacAAATTTATTGTATGTTGATCTTTTAATTTCATAGAAATGTGAGATGCTGCTGAGaatagaaagaagggaggtgGCTACTGTCCACCAGTCTTCTAAGTGTATGCCTTTGTTGTGCTCACAAGTTACCATCCGGAAATACATCAGcaaatgatttaaaattgaaTTACTAAATCCAAGTTCTAAGTGACCAGAGATTTATTTTTACACCACGAATTTCAAACAGCACAGTGTGGCATTTAACTTATTACTGGATCAAGCCATTACCAATCACATTCACCGCAATTTATGAAACAGATTTAACAATATGAATATGGTATATTATCTGATCTTCATGAGTGCTCATTACAGATTTCTGGTTTTTGTTGATTAGCAGTGGCTTTGACCAACAAGCACTGCTAATCAACAAAACATAGAGGCCCTGACCAGTCACATGTGGCTAGCTAATTGTCCAGCAAAGAAGTcggaaataaaattaaattcgtAGCTTTTGCATCTTCAAACTTCTTTATTGGTTAATTTGGTATcaactttgtgtgccaaaaatatCTTTTCCAGCTTATGGTCATTCACATCATGAATCAACACTCCATGTGGAAAGTATCTTTCCCAGATATGGGATAGATAGATAGAGCAGAAATCATGCTGCCAAATTGTTAAGTAGTAAAATTTGTGTACATATTGCTGTGTTTATTTTCAAACGTTCTTGCTAACCTTGCAATTTTGTGGTTTTGTGGGTGCCTACTATATGACTTTTCCTACATTATCTTGTTTCCCTGAAATTATTGCCACTGGAAACTGCAGGCATACTCTACTGTTGGTACACCTGATTATATTGCTCCAGAAGTTTTACTGAAGAAAGGTTATGGGATGGAATGTGATTGGTAGGACTTATTTTGGCATTTTCTATTCCTTCCAGAATATTTCATTGCTTGAAGCCTTTAAGATAGAAATTATGATGTTTTTGTATTATTATATAGGTGGTCACTTGGAGCCATCATGTATGAAATGCTTGTGGGTTATCCTCCATTTTATTCTGATGAGCCTTTGGCAACATGTAGGAAGGTAAATTTGAGTTTAGActactagatataaaatattgaTGCTCATATCTTCTGCTTTTGAAAAAAGATTCAATATCTGTTGCATTTAAGTATCTTGATAGTTGTTTTATATACCAAGTCACTGAAAAGTTTATTGCCTCCTATTCACTTTGTTGTGAGTGCTAATGGTTTCAAGCAAGAAATCATTTTTACCCATTGACTCCTCATGATTTTCATGAAAGACCTCTTGCATCAGTGGCTCAATATATTTCTGTGGAATTGCATGTTGGAAATAAAAATGTTGCAAGGTGGAAGATGTATATGACACTTGAAATGAACTGTCCTAAATCCTAATGTTTGAATCTTGAATCTTTAAATGGATATAGACTGGTTTGCTGTACCACCCTGTAGAGGGGCATACCGTACCGTACCGGTATATGCCGTATCTCCACGTGCTGACACTATTACACCAGACCAATCCACGTACCGACAGTGTGATAGGATTTTACTGGTATGGGATCCAGTATCGAGATGGCAAACCTTAAGTACTTTGGTGGTGCTCTCATGCATAGTTGCCCTACCTTGAAACCATCcatcatgtatatgtatatcatgTTCTAATCTATATTCTCTTATCTATGTCAGCTCTAGTAGCATTTTCTAGTTACTGAAATTACTTTTTTTTGTTGTGTGTTCTAACATATCCTTTATTAGTAGTGGCGTCACTATATGAGTCTATATTCTCTTATCTATGTCAGCTCTAGGAAGATTTTCTACTTACTGAAATTACCTTTTTTTGTTGTGTGTTCTAACATATCCTTTATTAGTAGTGGCATCACTATATCAAAAGTTTGTTTACAAAGTTCTTGCACATCAAAGATCATTTTACCTTTACAAGTCTTTGTTAACACAATCTCCTTCTTCTccataataaatttatttgagCTTCAATTTTTATTGATTCATACAGATAGTAAATTGGAGAACACACCTAAAATTTCCAGAAGAAGCAAAGCTATCTGCAGAAGCAAAAGATCTTATCAGTAAGCTCTTATGCAATGTTGATCAACGGCTTGGCACAAAAGGTGCAGGCGAAATAAAGGTTGTTGTGCATGCTTTCTTTGAGTTCTAGACTTGCTCAGAAGGGGTCTTTACCAAAGGGCTTTGTGTTTACCcttatttttctggaatttaggCTCACTCTTGGTTTAAAGGCATTGAGTGGGACAGATTATACCAAATGGAGGCAGCATTTATACCTGAAGTTAAGGATGAGTTTGATACCCAAAACTTCGAAAAGTTTGAAGAGGTAGATCGTCTATCTAAACAGCTAATTTTTCTGATAGTCTTAAACAATCCAAATACAGTATACTGTATACATTTTCACCTTTGTGTGTTGCAGTCTGGGAACCACATTCAGACTTCATCAAAGTTAGGCCCTTGGAGAAAGGTGAATATTTACAGATGTTGTTTTTGTTATCTGCTTGCATTTTTTTGTTTCAGTCTTTGTTCAACTTATTTTTGGATCAGATATCTTatacattcattcattcattcactcAATCAAGTCTTCATGATTCTGAAAATTATTCATGAAATATATAAATCACAAGTGCAATATGCATGCACAATTTTAAGGATGAAAAAATGGCTTAGGGATGATCATAGAGTATCTGATAAATGTAAAGTCCAaacttagaaaaagatttcttgCAGAACTATGAAATATTATGCTTAGGGCTTCCCCCTCATGTCAGAGGTTTAGcagataaatatataatattggaTCCAACtgcaaaaatagtttatttacACAGTTTGATGGTACCCAAAATGGATAGTATTAATGGTAGCTCTTCATTATCATATTGGGTGCTGAAACATAGCTTATGTGTTAAGCTTAATGATGCTGAACTTCATGTTTTGTTTACATTATTCATTTTGATATTTCAAGTAATGCTTATAATGACTTCTCTTTAATTCCTTCAGATGCTTTCttcaaaagatttgaattttatgggTTATACGTACAAAAATTTCGAAATTGTCAATGATCATGAAGTGCCTGGGATAGGTATGTGAGTTTTAATCTTTGGAACAGTATTTTGCTTTATGCATATCTTTACTATCCTGGCTTAAGAAGATATTTCACTTCACTTTGTTCCCCCTCATCGTGCAGCTTCTGTCGggttttgctctgatatatttttgTTTTTGCTATTACTGATAAAATAGTTGCAAACCTGCTGTGCAAGGACTCTATGCTGACTGGAAGCCCTGGAAAGTTCACCTAATTGCAATGTTCCTACCATCAGATTTTGGGAGTAATAGTTTCTATAGAATTTTGCAGATTATAGTATTGATATATTACCTTTCCAGCATTTGGATAGTCCATGATCGGGAGTATAAGCACGACAAAATGAAGTATGTAACAAGAAAAAACATTATAGTGATCCAATGCCTACATGGCTCGGATTACAATGAAGCTGATTCTTGGGGCTTTTCCTTCCTGAATCTGGAATTTAGGGGGCAGTTCTCCTTTTTCCTACAGGAAAAAAGAAATACAAGAGTTAGCACAGAGGATTAAACATTACAGCATGTTCTTAGTGAATCAATGAGCCTAAAGGGCCTATTAACTGATGGTCTGGACTGCAGTAGGATTGCTGTCTGAAATGTGTTTGTTCATAGGTAGTTTGGAATCAAGGAAAAATGGAGAATAATTTAACTGCAGAATGAATAATAGCTTAAAATTGTGTTAAAGTCAAAGAAATTGGCTATGGAATCACTTGATGCTGCTAATTTGTGTGCTTTGTTTGGGAGAGGAACTATGGAATGTTCAAAGGGAAATCACTCTACTCTTATGGGAAAGTATACTTCTGCTCTGGAATGAAACAAGCAAAATATACATGAgaataaattatcttaattcttttctCATGTATATGTTGCTTGTTTCATTCCAGAACAGAAGTACACTGCCCCATACAGCTTGAATGATTTGCCTTTGATGGCTCATTACTTATCTTCATTATTTAATTACTTAATCTCAAGAAAAGATTAACTTAGTTCATTCATTTGGATGCAATGCTTATTGTCGATGACTCGGCTAGCGGTAATTAATTTTATTGGACCTAACTTTACGGCCTCAGGCTCTGCTAGAAGCAACTTTTTATTCTCTTTCAAAAACAATATGCCCTTGCCAAACAGAGTCTACTTGTCTCTGAAAACTGACTGGTGGACAGGATAAGAATTTAAATACGAGAATAGGCTTCATTTAGAAAGGATGAACAGGGCAAGCATTTGAGTACCAAAATCAGGCTGATTTATTTGGGATATTCATTCACCCGGTTAACAATCGCTTcatgaaggaagaaagagagagagggacggagatagagagagagagagagagagagcatattctTTAGTTGACATA includes:
- the LOC105054473 gene encoding uncharacterized protein isoform X2, which encodes MDSARSWFHKFQPRDKSAAKKKEATANGNEGSDEAPSNATKQRVTAAKQYIENHYKEQMKNLQERKERRNNLEKKLADADVSEEEHNNILKHLEKKETEYMRLQRHKMGVDDFELLTMIGKGAFGEVRVCSEKTTGNVYAMKKLKKSEMLRRGQVEHVKAERNLLAEVDSNCIVKLYCSFQDNEYLYLIMEYLPGGDMMTLLMRKDILTEDEARFYIGEAVLAIESIHKHNYIHRDIKPDNMLLDKYGHLKVSDFGLCKPLDCSNFPDLQEKEITLGKSDSDSLQSPSLPKRTQQEQLEHWQRNRRTLAYSTVGTPDYIAPEVLLKKGYGMECDWWSLGAIMYEMLVGYPPFYSDEPLATCRKIVNWRTHLKFPEEAKLSAEAKDLISKLLCNVDQRLGTKGAGEIKAHSWFKGIEWDRLYQMEAAFIPEVKDEFDTQNFEKFEESGNHIQTSSKLGPWRKMLSSKDLNFMGYTYKNFEIVNDHEVPGIAELKKKSKANRPTIKSLFERINPEERVQESFLSLLPSKLQRARTHRLHKSC
- the LOC105054473 gene encoding uncharacterized protein isoform X1, which gives rise to MDSARSWFHKFQPRDKSAAKKKEATANGNEGSDEAPSNATKQRVTAAKQYIENHYKEQMKNLQERKERRNNLEKKLADADVSEEEHNNILKHLEKKETEYMRLQRHKMGVDDFELLTMIGKGAFGEVRVCSEKTTGNVYAMKKLKKSEMLRRGQVEHVKAERNLLAEVDSNCIVKLYCSFQDNEYLYLIMEYLPGGDMMTLLMRKDILTEDEARFYIGEAVLAIESIHKHNYIHRDIKPDNMLLDKYGHLKVSDFGLCKPLDCSNFPDLQEKEITLGKSDSDSLQSPSLPKRTQQEQLEHWQRNRRTLAYSTVGTPDYIAPEVLLKKGYGMECDWWSLGAIMYEMLVGYPPFYSDEPLATCRKIVNWRTHLKFPEEAKLSAEAKDLISKLLCNVDQRLGTKGAGEIKAHSWFKGIEWDRLYQMEAAFIPEVKDEFDTQNFEKFEESGNHIQTSSKLGPWRKMLSSKDLNFMGYTYKNFEIVNDHEVPGIAELKKKSKANRPTIKSLFESSETEDQP